Proteins encoded by one window of Cannabis sativa cultivar Pink pepper isolate KNU-18-1 chromosome 4, ASM2916894v1, whole genome shotgun sequence:
- the LOC133036863 gene encoding uncharacterized protein At3g17950-like — protein sequence MGVLLLEWLLQRLEVRRKKWVPMAMGSCSSKGFFFVRFDLKRELLIGVAFSLSSSSAINDLLPPPSSPTNSSISSRHRGKNSIGLFFHDRSTTLGTLMGVSFPAITFRTPSQRHHETPLSTSAINGARTMSGSRRKFNKSNATSSSSSSSVAERRRRWWSLSRDENDAKPMASLGDFLENERRFGDGAFYGVTPELESVVIVDDDDDRRRNGRLLFADGRVLPSTQTEIKISSSSSPSSMAATGFCR from the exons ATGGGTGTGCTACTACTGGAATGGTTGTTGCAGAGATTGGAAGTTAGAAGGAAGAAATGGGTTCCGATGGCGATGGGGTCTTGTTCTTCGAAAGGGTTCTTTTTTGTAAGATTTGATTTGAAAAGGGAACTTCTTATTGGAGTGGCCT tttctctttcttcttcttctgccaTTAATGATTTACTCCCACCACCTTCTTCCCCAACCAATTCCTCCATATCCTCTCGACACAGAGGTAAAAAT TCTATAGGTTTGTTCTTCCACGATCGAAGCACAACTCTCGGAACCCTAATGGGAGTCAGTTTCCCAGCCATTACATTCCGAACTCCCTCCCAACGCCACCACGAAACTCCTTTATCAACTTCTGCCATAAACGGAGCAAGAACAATGAGTGGATCTCGAAGAAAGTTTAACAAATCCAATGCCACGTCATCGTCATCGTCATCATCGGTTGCGGAGAGACGAAGGCGGTGGTGGAGTCTTTCCAGAGATGAGAACGATGCGAAACCCATGGCTTCATTGGGAGATTTTTTGGAGAATGAAAGGAGATTTGGTGACGGAGCTTTTTACGGTGTGACGCCTGAGCTTGAAAGTGTTGTTATAGTTGACGATGATGATGATCGGAGGAGGAATGGAAGGTTGTTGTTTGCTGATGGGAGGGTTCTTCCGTCGACTCAGACGGAGATAAAGatttcttcgtcttcttctccGTCGTCTATGGCGGCGACTGGGTTCTGTCgatag